A section of the Maylandia zebra isolate NMK-2024a linkage group LG8, Mzebra_GT3a, whole genome shotgun sequence genome encodes:
- the irbpl gene encoding retinol-binding protein 3 — MKILEMAHTTVPLLLMFFLSTLSSNSSFQPALVLEMAKILLENYCFPENLVGMQEAIQQAINSGEILQISDRKTLATVLTAGVQGALNDPRLTISYEPNFVPVMPPTLSSLPKEQLIRLVKSSVKADILENNVGYLRIDRIIGEETAVKFGSQLMGNIWDNIAHTSSLIFDLRYSTAGELSGVPFIISYFSDPESVIHIDTVYDRPSNSTRELWTIPSIVGERYGKKKDVIILTSRSTTGAAEAVAYALKNLRRATTVGEKSAGGSVKVQKIRIAQSKFYITVPVARSVSPITGQSWEVTGVSPNVHIIAKDAVAKAKSLLAIRNSIPKVVQRISDKIDRFYTFTERVPALLQFLESTDFVSVISEEGLAIRLNQVLQTVSEDPRLTIKYMPEYAANVEEGHEHEKVPDEPGLLTEYIDTLLKVEILPGNTGYVRFDRFVKSSAELEEVMAKKVWVPLKDTANLIIDLRYNTGGSSTSLAIILSYLQDTSQKQHFFTIYDRTQNSTTEHNTLPKITGPAYGSKREIYVLTSYYTASVGEEFAYLIQSLHRGTVIGEITSGTLMHSKTFKIEGTNIAITVPFINFIDNNGEFWLGGGVVPDAIVLAEEAVDHVHEIAEFHKGLNSLIQGAGDLLEDHYAIHEVALKVSKVLVSKWADGLYRSVVDFESLASQLTADLQETSGDHRLHVFHCEVEPESLHELSKIPTAEEVGYIIDALFKIELLPGNIGYLRFDMMADIEVVKAIGPHLIKSVWSKIINTDALIIDMRYNSGGYSTAIPLLCSYFFDAEPLHHLYSVFDRTTTTMTEVMTIPQVRGQRYGSSKELFILTSHMTGSAAEVFTCTMKDLNRATIVGEPTTGGSLSSRTYQIRDTVLYASIPNQAVFSAITGKMWSFSGVEPHIAVQANEALSVAQKILESRLLKRVQGKQ; from the coding sequence ATGAAGATATTAGAGATGGCGCATACGACAGTGCCACTTCTGTTGATGTTTTTTCTATCTACTCTATCCAGCAACTCGTCATTCCAGCCTGCTCTAGTATTAGAAATGGCCAAGATTCTTTTGGAAAACTACTGCTTCCCTGAGAACCTGGTTGGGATGCAAGAGGCCATCCAACAAGCTATCAACAGTGGAGAAATCCTGCAGATTTCAGATAGGAAGACCCTGGCAACTGTGCTCACAGCTGGAGTACAAGGAGCATTGAATGATCCTCGGTTGACCATTTCCTATGAGCCTAATTTTGTCCCAGTGATGCCACCAACTCTGTCATCTCTTCCAAAAGAACAGCTGATCCGGCTGGTGAAAAGCTCTGTCAAGGCGGATATCTTGGAAAACAATGTTGGCTATCTACGGATAGATCGGATCATTGGGGAGGAAACAGCAGTAAAGTTTGGCTCGCAGCTCATGGGAAATATCTGGGATAATATTGCTCACACATCCTCACTAATCTTTGACCTAAGGTACAGCACAGCTGGAGAGCTCTCTGGAGTTCCTTTTATTATCTCCTATTTCTCAGACCCTGAATCCGTTATTCATATTGACACTGTATATGACAGGCCTTCAAATTCAACCAGGGAACTATGGACCATCCCATCTATAGTGGGGGAAAGgtatggaaagaaaaaagatgtcATTATTTTGACCAGTAGATCCACAACGGGGGCTGCTGAGGCAGTGGCGTATGCTCTAAAAAACCTAAGGAGGGCCACCACAGTTGGAGAAAAGTCTGCTGGTGGGTCGGTGAAAGTCCAAAAAATAAGGATTGCTCAGTCGAAGTTCTACATAACAGTTCCTGTGGCAAGATCTGTCAGTCCAATTACAGGTCAGAGCTGGGAGGTCACTGGTGTTTCTCCAAATGTCCACATCATTGCCAAGGACGCTGTTGCAAAAGCCAAATCACTTCTGGCTATAAGGAATTCTATTCCAAAAGTTGTCCAAAGAATCTCTGACAAAATCGACCGGTTCTACACGTTTACTGAAAGAGTTCCAGCTCTTCTTCAATTCTTGGAATCTACAGACTTCGTGTCTGTCATATCTGAAGAGGGTCTAGCAATCAGACTCAACCAAGTGCTCCAGACTGTGTCTGAAGATCCCAGACTGACAATCAAATACATGCCAGAATATGCAGCCAATGTAGAGGAAGGCCATGAACATGAGAAAGTTCCAGACGAACCTGGACTATTAACGGAATACATTGATACATTGCTCAAAGTGGAAATTCTCCCAGGAAACACTGGTTATGTCCGCTTTGACAGGTTTGTCAAGTCATCTGCTGAATTAGAAGAGGTCATGGCTAAAAAGGTATGGGTACCCCTCAAAGATACTGCTAACTTGATTATTGATTTGCGCTATAACACCGGTGGATCCTCTACCTCTCTAGCCATTATTTTGTCTTATCTACAGGACACATCACAGAAGCAACACTTTTTTACAATATATGACCGAACTCAGAATAGTACAACAGAACACAACACTTTGCCTAAAATTACAGGACCAGCGTATGGCTCAAAGCGGGAGATTTACGTGTTAACCAGTTATTACACAGCAAGTGTTGGCGAAGAGTTTGCTTATCTGATACAGTCATTACATCGTGGCACAGTCATTGGGGAAATAACATCTGGTACCCTGATGCACTCAAAGACCTTTAAAATAGAGGGGACCAATATTGCCATCACTGTTCCTTTCATAAACTTTATCGACAACAACGGAGAATTCTGGCTGGGAGGTGGGGTGGTACCTGATGCCATTGTGCTTGCTGAAGAAGCAGTGGACCATGTTCATGAGATTGCTGAATTTCACAAAGGACTAAATTCCCTCATACAAGGAGCTGGAGATTTGTTAGAAGATCACTACGCAATCCATGAAGTCGCGCTAAAGGTTAGCAAGGTGCTGGTAAGTAAATGGGCTGACGGATTATACCGCTCGGTGGTTGACTTTGAGTCTTTGGCATCACAGCTGACAGCAGATCTCCAAGAGACTTCAGGTGATCACCGACTGCATGTTTTCCACTGTGAGGTTGAGCCTGAGTCACTTCATGAACTCTCAAAGATTCCTACAGCAGAGGAAGTGGGCTATATAATTGatgctctttttaaaattgaGCTTCTACCAGGTAACATTGGCTATTTAAGGTTTGATATGATGGCAGACATAGAAGTGGTAAAAGCCATCGGGCCGCATCTCATAAAATCTGTTTGGAGCAAGATAATAAATACAGATGCCCTCATAATTGATATGAGGTACAACAGTGGTGGTTATTCAACCGCGATTCCACTTTTGTGTAGTTATTTCTTTGATGCAGAACCTCTACACCATCTTTACTCTGTTTTTGACCGAACAACAACCACAATGACAGAAGTCATGACAATTCCACAGGTGAGAGGTCAAAGATACGGATCCTCCAAGGAACTATTCATCTTGACCAGTCATATGACTGGGTCAGCAGCCGAAGTATTCACTTGCACAATGAAGGACCTAAATCGGGCCACAATTGTTGGTGAGCCAACAACTGGTGGGTCTTTATCAAGTAGAACCTATCAGATCAGAGACACTGTCCTGTATGCCTCCATTCCTAACCAAGCTGTTTTTAGTGCCATCACTGGAAAAATGTGGAGCTTTTCGGGGGTTGAGCCCCATATTGCTGTCCAGGCAAATGAGGCTCTATCTGTAGCTCAGAAAATCCTAGAGTCAAGGTTGCTGAAGAGAGTGCAaggtaaacaataa
- the rbp3 gene encoding retinol-binding protein 3 yields the protein MAKTLVLVASLLILGNVFFSHASFSPSVIVDIATIILNNYCSPEKLVGMKEAIEAASSNTGILNMPDAETLANVLSSGVQHTVSDPRLKVSYEPNYAPAVPPKLPPLPPEQLIAVIQNSMKLDILEGNIGYLRIDHILGEEAAEKVGPLLLDLVWSKILPTSALIFDLRYTGSGEVTGIPYIVSYFTEAEPLIHIDSIYDRPSNTTTPFFTMPDLLGQRYGATKSIIVLTSKNTKGIAEDVAYCLQNLKRATIVGEKTAGGSVKTDKFKAGDSDFYVTVPTAKSINPVTGSTWEVTGVTPDVEVNAEDALATAIKIINLRAQVPAIIEGSATLIADNYAFENIGSDVAAKLKEQLESGTYNMVVSKQSLESKLSADLQTLSGDKSLKTTSNTPALPPMDYTPEMYIELIKVSFHTDVFENNIGYLRFDMFGDFEEVKPIAQVIVEHVWNKVLNTNALIVDLRNNLGGPTTAIAGFCSYFFDADKQIVLDKLYDRSSGTITELQTLQELTGVRYGSKKSVIILTSGATAGAAEEFVYIMKKLGRAMIIGETTAGASHPPKTFQVGETDIFLSIPTVHSDNSAGPAWEGAGIAPHIPVPADAALDTAKGIFNKHLAVKETKS from the exons ATGGCAAAGACTCTCGTTCTGGTTGCATCTCTGCTAATTTTGGGAAATGTTTTCTTTAGCCATGCCTCCTTTTCCCCCAGTGTCATCGTAGACATAGCAACAATCATCTTGAACAATTACTGCTCACCAGAGAAGCTGGTGGGGATGAAGGAGGCAATCGAAGCAGCCAGCAGCAACACGGGTATTCTCAACATGCCAGATGCCGAAACTCTGGCGAATGTCCTCAGCAGTGGGGTTCAGCACACAGTCAGTGACCCACGCCTGAAGGTCTCCTATGAGCCAAACTACGCTCCTGCAGTTCCCCCAAAGTTGCCTCCCCTGCCCCCTGAGCAGCTCATCGCAGTCATCCAGAACTCCATGAAGCTTGATATCCTGGAGGGCAACATTGGCTATCTGAGGATTGATCACATCCttggagaagaggcagctgaaaAGGTTGGTCCTTTGCTTCTAGACCTTGTCTGGAGTAAAATCTTGCCTACATCTGCCCTGATCTTTGACTTGCGCTACACTGGCAGTGGGGAAGTCACTGGGATCCCCTACATTGTGTCTTACTTCACCGAAGCTGAGCCTCTGATTCACATCGACAGCATTTATGACCGTCCCTCGAACACCACCACTCCATTTTTTACTATGCCGGATCTGCTTGGGCAGAGATATGGTGCAACTAAATCCATCATTGTCCTAACCAGCAAAAACACCAAGGGCATTGCCGAAGATGTTGCCTACTGTCTTCAGAATCTGAAAAGGGCCACCATTGTTGGTGAGAAGACAGCGGGAGGCTCGGTGAAAACTGATAAATTTAAAGCTGGTGATTCTGACTTCTATGTCACTGTACCAACTGCTAAGTCTATCAACCCCGTTACTGGCTCCACTTGGGAGGTCACAGGTGTCACCCCAGATGTGGAGGTAAATGCTGAGGATGCCCTTGCTACCGCTATCAAGATCATCAACCTCCGTGCCCAAGTTCCAGCAATCATTGAGGGATCAGCAACCCTGATCGCTGACAACTATGCCTTTGAAAATATTGGGTCAGATGTTGCAGCAAAGCTCAAAGAGCAGCTGGAAAGTGGCACGTACAATATGGTTGTCTCCAAGCAGAGTTTGGAATCGAAGTTGTCTGCTGATCTGCAGACCCTTTCTGGGGACAAGAGCCTGAAGACCACCAGCAACACTCCAGCCCTACCACCTATG GATTATACCCCAGAAATGTACATTGAACTGATCAAAGTCTCCTTCCATACTGACGTATTTGAAAACAACATCGGCTATCTGCGTTTTGACATGTTTGGAGACTTTGAGGAGGTGAAGCCTATTGCCCAGGTTATTGTTGAACATGTCTGGAACAAAGTTCTCAACACTAATGCTTTGATCGTTGACCTCAG GAACAATCTTGGGGGGCCAACAACAGCTATCGCAGGCTTCTGTTCCTACTTTTTTGACGCGGACAAGCAGATTGTGTTGGACAAGCTTTACGACAGATCATCTGGAACCATCACAGAGCTCCAAACTCTGCAGGAACTCACcg GTGTACGGTATGGCTCCAAGAAAAGCGTAATCATCCTGACCAGTGGAGCTACTGCTGGTGCTGCAGAAGAGTTTGTTTACATCATGAAGAAGCTGGGCCGCGCCATGATCATTGGCGAAACTACAGCTGGGGCGTCCCACCCACCCAAGACCTTCCAGGTCGGCGAGACCGATATCTTCCTCAGCATCCCCACTGTTCACTCCGACAATTCTGCAGGGCCAGCCTGGGAGGGAGCCGGCATTGCACCTCACATTCCCGTCCCAGCTGATGCTGCCCTCGACACCGCCAAAGGCATATTCAACAAGCACCTCGCAGTTAAAGAAACCAAGTCCTGA